The following proteins are encoded in a genomic region of Montipora foliosa isolate CH-2021 chromosome 8, ASM3666993v2, whole genome shotgun sequence:
- the LOC137968478 gene encoding ATP-dependent DNA helicase PIF1-like → MGWMEQHTRYTINRGANADELWGGIPVVVFMGDDVQLPPVCDTAVYIQDCRSAPSNHGRLVWTTFDSAVELTQIVRQTESEQQLRDVLMSLRTYSTTPQQIHWLQKFQWHNLRLTHGPELLGRMDEQGLFVFPTHRLEWERNKVKLLEWNRKPNHPVAKIKAHDNGRHAQKADSNKAGGLLPLLYLCRDSKVMLVTNLKAAWGLYNGAVETVVDIVYADGNRPTDDPPPLPDVMYVRFPGYKGPPYINEDSTVVPIVPVSRCTDCSCRCKRLQVPLRLAWGTTIHKCQGMTVGNGEAFRYVVIHPGKHDFEAKNPGALFVALSRAKSAGGEGRDPDFAFHEDVLINNDRFKPVNTPTTRARAVEMERLHVLASQCRQNF, encoded by the coding sequence ATGGGCTGGATGGAACAGCATACACGTTATACAATTAACAGAGGAGCCAATGCAGATGAGTTGTGGGGAGGTATTCCTGTAGTGGTGTTCATGGGAGACGATGTTCAACTGCCTCCTGTGTGTGACACCGCTGTGTATATTCAAGATTGTCGCAGTGCACCATCTAATCATGGTCGTTTAGTATGGACGACTTTTGATAGTGCTGTGGAGCTTACTCAGATTGTAAGACAAACTGAATCTGAACAACAGCTCAGAGATGTGTTGATGTCATTGAGAACATACAGTACGACACCCCAGCAAATTCATTGGCTACAGAAATTTCAGTGGCACAATCTCCGATTAACCCATGGTCCAGAACTCCTAGGAAGGATGGATGAACAAGGCTTGTTTGTGTTTCCAACCCATCGTCTGGAATGGGAGCGCAACAAAGTTAAGTTACTTGAGTGGAACAGAAAGCCAAACCACCCAGTGGCAAAGATAAAAGCACATGACAATGGCAGACATGCACAGAAGGCAGACAGTAACAAAGCAGGAGGATTGCTACCACTACTGTATCTTTGCCGTGACAGCAAAGTCATGCTCGTTACAAACTTAAAGGCTGCATGGGGGTTGTACAATGGAGCAGTGGAAACAGTAGTGGACATTGTCTACGCAGATGGTAACAGACCAACAGACGATCCCCCGCCATTACCTGATGTTATGTATGTGCGTTTTCCAGGATACAAGGGTCCACCTTATATCAATGAAGATTCCACAGTGGTGCCAATTGTGCCCGTCAGTCGGTGTACTGACTGCTCGTGTCGATGCAAGCGCCTTCAAGTTCCATTGAGATTGGCATGGGGAACAACAATCCACAAGTGCCAAGGGATGACTGTAGGTAATGGGGAAGCATTCAGATATGTTGTGATTCATCCTGGAAAGCACGATTTTGAAGCTAAGAATCCTGGAGCTTTATTTGTGGCATTGTCACGAGCAAAATCAGCGGGTGGAGAAGGCAGAGATCCTGATTTTGCATTTCATGAAGATGTACTCATAAATAATGACAGATTCAAGCCTGTCAACACTCCAACCACCCGGGCAAGAGCAGTGGAGATGGAAAGGCTGCATGTATTGGCAAGTCAGTGTCGTCAGAACTTTTAG